From the Acidilutibacter cellobiosedens genome, one window contains:
- a CDS encoding PTS sugar transporter subunit IIB produces MEVIKIQTVCGFGCGSSLMLKMKIESILKKHNLKAEVFCGDVGTCCANNCDVIFISKELSERIIERAKVPVISVDNFMNQSEVEEKTLKFFKNLKNKEG; encoded by the coding sequence ATGGAAGTAATAAAGATTCAAACAGTATGCGGATTTGGCTGCGGATCTTCATTGATGTTAAAAATGAAGATTGAAAGCATATTAAAAAAGCATAATTTAAAAGCCGAAGTGTTCTGCGGAGATGTCGGTACCTGTTGTGCAAATAATTGTGATGTTATATTTATTTCAAAAGAACTATCTGAAAGAATCATTGAGAGAGCAAAGGTACCGGTCATCAGTGTTGATAACTTTATGAATCAGTCTGAAGTTGAAGAAAAGACCTTAAAATTTTTTAAAAACTTAAAAAATAAGGAGGGTTAA
- a CDS encoding PTS ascorbate transporter subunit IIC, producing the protein MKVLNFIINEVFGQGAIFLAIIALIGLILQKKSFTEVVRGTLMTAIGFFVLSTGTGIVTGNSIDGLATAFNTMMPQAKVSTTVDIGAKFGTQIGIVMVIAFLLNILFARYSKWKSVFLTGHMLYWFPFVFIAAGVDAGLSGIKLIVLATIFTATYMIISPNLIRPFVKEVTNDDSFTIGHPTTILSVISGLLGKAFGDKTKSTEDLKFPKSFGFLREVSITGSITICITYIVMAIILTANGFNPAEIWGYTEEKTGIFTYIFTHSIYFGVGITILLQGVRMLIAEIVPAFKGIADKLVPGAIPALDCPVIFGYAPNALILGFIVAMITSTITIILTAGMFPTVVIPLTFTCFFEIGCASIIGNATGGIRGSIIGAAVSGVIMVFLVGFGAYFFNNTIQSWMLVYGGQDFSLWGIIEGFVARLIN; encoded by the coding sequence ATGAAAGTGCTTAATTTTATAATTAATGAAGTGTTCGGCCAAGGTGCTATCTTTCTTGCTATTATCGCGCTTATCGGTTTAATATTACAAAAGAAATCTTTTACTGAAGTCGTCCGCGGAACATTAATGACTGCAATCGGATTTTTTGTTTTATCTACAGGTACCGGTATTGTTACCGGCAACTCGATTGATGGATTAGCAACAGCATTCAATACAATGATGCCTCAGGCAAAAGTATCGACTACCGTAGATATCGGAGCAAAATTTGGTACTCAAATTGGTATTGTAATGGTAATTGCATTCCTACTTAATATCTTATTTGCACGTTACAGTAAATGGAAATCTGTATTTTTAACAGGGCACATGTTATATTGGTTCCCCTTTGTATTCATTGCTGCAGGTGTTGATGCAGGCTTAAGTGGCATTAAGTTGATCGTACTGGCCACAATATTTACAGCCACATATATGATCATTTCTCCAAACTTAATTCGCCCATTTGTTAAAGAAGTTACCAATGACGATTCATTTACAATTGGTCATCCGACAACAATATTATCGGTAATATCCGGACTTCTCGGCAAAGCGTTTGGAGATAAGACAAAATCCACTGAAGATTTGAAGTTTCCTAAATCTTTCGGCTTCTTAAGAGAAGTATCAATTACCGGCTCCATTACTATTTGCATTACTTATATTGTTATGGCAATTATTTTAACTGCTAATGGTTTTAATCCAGCTGAAATTTGGGGTTACACTGAAGAAAAGACCGGCATATTCACATATATTTTCACACATTCAATTTATTTTGGTGTTGGTATAACTATATTGCTGCAAGGTGTTCGTATGCTTATTGCTGAAATCGTTCCGGCATTTAAAGGTATAGCTGACAAACTCGTTCCAGGCGCTATCCCCGCCCTTGACTGTCCGGTTATATTTGGTTATGCTCCAAATGCTTTAATACTTGGATTCATAGTGGCTATGATTACTTCAACTATTACGATTATATTAACAGCGGGCATGTTTCCGACAGTTGTTATTCCTTTAACATTTACTTGTTTCTTTGAAATAGGGTGTGCTTCCATCATCGGTAATGCGACTGGAGGAATTAGAGGCAGTATTATCGGTGCAGCAGTTTCGGGTGTTATAATGGTATTCTTGGTCGGATTTGGTGCTTATTTCTTCAATAATACTATTCAGTCATGGATGCTGGTATATGGCGGTCAAGATTTTTCACTGTGGGGAATAATTGAAGGCTTTGTTGCCAGACTGATAAATTAA
- a CDS encoding phosphoheptose isomerase family protein yields the protein MPQIYALGGLEQKAGPTSTVIGATILNSIIVSTAQNLIKKGMKKPPIFYSANVDGGDELNEELYNEYKDSIHYRFK from the coding sequence TTGCCGCAAATATATGCTTTGGGAGGATTGGAACAAAAAGCAGGTCCGACTTCCACTGTTATTGGTGCCACAATTCTGAACTCAATTATAGTATCTACAGCTCAAAACTTAATCAAAAAAGGCATGAAAAAACCTCCAATATTTTATAGTGCAAACGTCGATGGAGGAGATGAACTGAATGAAGAATTGTATAATGAATATAAAGATTCAATTCATTACAGGTTCAAGTGA
- a CDS encoding YaiI/YqxD family protein encodes MKIFIDSDGCPVVHLAIEMGKSYNLDVIVVKNYCHEIYDEYASIVTVDKSPDSADFYIANRAEKGDIIITQDYGLAALALAKNAFCINQNGLIIDSKNIEQLLEQRYINKELRKNHRYYTKFKKRTSQWDIQFKKSLKRLIEANFPSQINCNN; translated from the coding sequence ATGAAAATATTTATTGACAGCGACGGATGTCCCGTTGTTCATCTAGCAATTGAAATGGGTAAATCTTATAACTTAGATGTAATTGTAGTTAAAAACTATTGCCATGAAATATATGACGAGTATGCTTCTATAGTTACTGTAGATAAATCTCCCGATAGTGCGGACTTTTATATTGCCAATAGAGCTGAAAAGGGAGATATTATTATTACTCAGGATTATGGCCTTGCCGCCTTAGCCCTTGCTAAAAATGCCTTTTGTATAAATCAAAACGGCCTTATTATAGATTCAAAGAATATTGAGCAATTATTAGAGCAAAGATATATAAATAAAGAACTCCGAAAAAATCACAGGTACTATACTAAATTTAAAAAAAGAACTTCTCAATGGGATATTCAATTTAAAAAAAGTTTAAAAAGATTAATAGAAGCAAACTTTCCTTCCCAAATTAATTGTAACAATTAG
- the recQ gene encoding DNA helicase RecQ: MDIYDVLKTYFGYDKFKKGQERLIGGILKGKDVLGIMPTGGGKSLCYQLPAVILQGVTIVISPLISLMKDQVDSLNEMGIKATFINSSLDHKEFIERLYDVKAGKYKILYIAPERLNTKIFINLVESIDISFIAVDEAHCISQWGHDFRPSYLQIPQFIKSLKYRPPVGAFTATATKEIVKEIKELIGLRNPIESITGFDRPNLFYQVIKVNDKFSYVLNYLENNYEEDSGIIYCATRKTVESLFKKLTEKGFSVVQYHGGMNSEDRQENQDSFIFNRSRIIIATNAFGMGIDKPDVRFVIHYNMPKNMEAYYQEAGRAGRDGQKSDCILLYSPGDIVKQKFIIQNSNFSSERETVMYENLQYLIDYCNTDDCLRNFILSYFGETPGKKKCNNCGNCLDKSEMIDVTIEAQKILSCVYRTHERFGLSTIIQVLRGSKSKRILEFGLDKVSTYGIMADYNEGAVREIAMTLTSKGYIEVTADKFPILKLTARSKEILTGEVKVYHKRYLIEKKIEIEKSVKKTGIEKFDENLFIKLKELRYKISQKKNLPPFMIFHDSTLQEMASYFPKNKEELLAISGVGIKKYESYGEDFILLIKSYCEENEIDLKSLKVTISTGDEKHDRYKITYDCYLQGLSLEEIAKRRNFTVNTIIEHLKKCEKDGLKVDWSRFIDDFHKEKRILEAIGKLGLKRLKPIKESLPKDITYEDIKIIMAKNQLKIQ, from the coding sequence ATGGATATTTATGATGTGCTGAAAACTTATTTTGGATATGATAAATTCAAAAAAGGGCAAGAAAGGCTAATTGGAGGAATACTTAAAGGAAAAGATGTTCTGGGGATAATGCCGACAGGAGGGGGAAAATCTCTATGCTATCAGTTGCCGGCAGTTATTCTTCAGGGAGTTACTATAGTGATTTCTCCTTTAATATCCTTAATGAAAGATCAGGTGGATTCCCTAAATGAGATGGGAATAAAGGCTACATTTATTAATAGTTCTCTTGATCATAAAGAATTTATTGAGAGATTATACGATGTAAAGGCAGGAAAATATAAAATATTATATATTGCTCCGGAGCGTTTGAATACAAAAATTTTTATTAACTTAGTTGAAAGCATAGATATTTCTTTCATTGCAGTAGATGAAGCTCATTGTATAAGTCAGTGGGGACATGATTTCAGACCAAGTTATCTTCAAATTCCTCAATTCATAAAATCATTGAAATACCGACCTCCTGTTGGAGCTTTTACGGCTACGGCTACAAAAGAAATAGTCAAAGAGATAAAAGAATTAATAGGATTAAGGAATCCTATAGAATCCATAACGGGATTTGACAGACCTAATTTGTTTTATCAGGTAATTAAAGTTAATGATAAGTTTTCCTATGTTTTAAATTATTTAGAGAACAACTATGAAGAAGACTCGGGAATAATATATTGTGCTACCAGAAAAACCGTAGAGTCCTTGTTTAAAAAACTTACAGAAAAAGGATTTTCTGTTGTACAGTATCATGGGGGAATGAATTCGGAAGATAGGCAGGAAAATCAGGATAGTTTTATATTTAACAGATCTCGGATAATAATTGCGACAAATGCTTTTGGAATGGGAATAGATAAACCGGATGTGAGGTTTGTAATTCATTATAATATGCCTAAAAATATGGAAGCATATTATCAGGAAGCCGGCAGAGCAGGAAGAGATGGACAAAAAAGTGATTGTATACTTCTTTATTCTCCCGGGGATATTGTTAAACAAAAATTTATTATTCAAAATAGCAATTTTTCTTCGGAGAGAGAAACTGTGATGTATGAAAATCTTCAATATCTTATAGATTATTGCAATACTGATGATTGTTTGAGAAATTTTATATTATCTTATTTCGGAGAAACTCCGGGAAAGAAAAAGTGTAACAATTGTGGCAATTGTTTGGACAAGTCCGAGATGATTGATGTAACCATAGAAGCTCAAAAGATTTTATCGTGTGTATATAGAACCCATGAAAGGTTTGGGTTAAGTACTATAATACAAGTATTAAGAGGTTCAAAAAGTAAGAGAATATTGGAGTTTGGTCTTGATAAAGTATCTACCTATGGAATAATGGCAGATTATAATGAAGGGGCAGTTAGAGAAATTGCTATGACATTAACGTCTAAAGGATACATAGAAGTTACCGCAGATAAATTTCCTATATTGAAATTGACAGCAAGATCAAAGGAAATCTTAACAGGTGAGGTTAAAGTTTATCATAAAAGGTATTTAATAGAGAAAAAGATAGAAATAGAAAAATCCGTGAAAAAAACAGGTATAGAAAAATTTGATGAGAATTTATTTATAAAATTAAAGGAATTAAGATACAAAATATCTCAAAAGAAAAATCTACCTCCCTTTATGATATTTCACGATTCCACTTTGCAAGAGATGGCTTCCTATTTTCCCAAAAATAAAGAAGAACTTTTGGCAATAAGCGGAGTCGGAATTAAAAAATATGAAAGTTACGGGGAAGATTTTATATTATTAATTAAAAGTTATTGCGAGGAAAATGAGATTGACTTAAAATCATTAAAGGTTACGATATCTACGGGAGATGAAAAACACGACAGATATAAGATTACATATGATTGTTATCTACAAGGCCTTTCTTTAGAAGAAATTGCAAAAAGGAGAAATTTTACGGTTAATACTATAATCGAGCATCTTAAAAAATGTGAAAAAGATGGATTAAAAGTAGATTGGTCAAGATTTATTGATGATTTCCATAAGGAAAAAAGAATATTAGAGGCTATCGGAAAATTGGGATTAAAAAGATTAAAACCGATTAAAGAGTCTTTACCGAAAGATATTACCTATGAAGATATTAAAATCATAATGGCGAAGAATCAGCTGAAAATACAATAA
- a CDS encoding alpha/beta hydrolase, with amino-acid sequence MSIRYKIAKSIGKMMGFKKMFALPKDELLAKAEKVNKGRDFHIPKDKKYRYGDEVILEHYHCLKIEIQEKKTKKALLFLFGSGMIIGPDQGAIKTAISFGVRSGRDVWFPYYPLCTDYCVTETYDMLYETYRHMVAEYGADNIAILGFSAGGALAIGLCLHNNVQPEPFPMPELIIASSPASIPVTEEEKADIQELNKVDIVVDSALFETNREIMKHGNENIPEYMLSGTLGNFTNLPMIHFYYGSDEVLSAAAKPYAKACEKYGVKYQMHFGKGMCHCYPMLTFYPEGKQANEEIATLLKVQ; translated from the coding sequence ATGAGTATTCGCTATAAAATAGCAAAAAGTATAGGAAAAATGATGGGTTTCAAAAAAATGTTTGCTTTGCCAAAAGATGAACTTCTGGCAAAAGCAGAAAAGGTTAATAAAGGGCGAGATTTCCATATACCAAAGGACAAAAAATATCGTTATGGAGATGAGGTGATATTGGAGCATTATCACTGCTTGAAAATTGAGATACAGGAAAAGAAAACAAAGAAAGCGTTGTTGTTCTTATTTGGCAGTGGTATGATTATCGGCCCGGATCAGGGTGCTATTAAAACAGCAATTAGTTTTGGGGTACGTAGTGGCCGTGATGTCTGGTTCCCATATTATCCGCTCTGCACTGATTATTGCGTCACAGAGACCTATGATATGCTATATGAAACCTATCGGCATATGGTAGCTGAATATGGTGCAGATAATATCGCAATTCTTGGTTTTTCAGCGGGTGGAGCCTTGGCAATCGGACTATGCCTACATAACAATGTTCAGCCGGAGCCTTTTCCTATGCCAGAACTGATTATCGCTTCTTCGCCTGCTTCTATCCCTGTAACGGAAGAAGAAAAGGCAGATATACAAGAACTCAATAAAGTCGATATCGTGGTAGATTCTGCCCTGTTTGAAACGAATCGTGAAATTATGAAGCATGGAAACGAGAATATACCTGAGTATATGCTATCAGGGACACTTGGGAATTTTACAAATCTTCCAATGATTCATTTTTATTATGGCAGTGACGAAGTCCTATCTGCTGCAGCAAAGCCATATGCAAAAGCATGTGAAAAATATGGGGTCAAGTATCAAATGCATTTCGGAAAAGGAATGTGTCATTGTTATCCGATGTTGACATTTTATCCAGAAGGGAAACAAGCTAATGAGGAAATTGCTACCCTATTAAAAGTACAATAA
- a CDS encoding NUDIX hydrolase — MIDRTNVQAFVFVKNPFKTLILKRIPERSGYWQPVCGGVEHNEKPVEAVAREIFEETGIDNIKKIMDLNYTFTYRETKNGKLMDMRDICFAAEIASVQDIKLSDEHEYYKWCTYKEAKDTLKWEHNLVALEKLIEQISCSKSQ, encoded by the coding sequence ATGATAGATAGAACAAATGTACAAGCTTTTGTTTTTGTAAAGAATCCTTTTAAAACTTTAATTCTAAAAAGAATACCGGAAAGGAGTGGCTATTGGCAACCAGTTTGTGGCGGTGTTGAACATAATGAAAAACCAGTAGAAGCAGTAGCTAGAGAAATATTTGAGGAAACTGGAATAGACAATATAAAAAAAATAATGGATTTAAATTATACGTTTACTTATAGAGAAACAAAAAATGGTAAATTAATGGATATGAGAGATATATGTTTTGCTGCTGAGATTGCCAGCGTTCAAGATATAAAATTATCTGATGAGCATGAGTACTATAAATGGTGTACATATAAAGAGGCAAAAGATACTTTAAAATGGGAACATAATTTAGTTGCATTAGAAAAACTTATAGAGCAAATTTCATGTTCAAAAAGCCAATAA